In Phyllobacterium zundukense, the genomic stretch TTCGTCACCGGCTTGCGCACGACCTTGTCGACGCGCTTCTTCGGAACATCGGGTTTCTCCGGTACCGGCCGCACCACTGGCAATGGTACTTCCACCTTCGGCAATTCCACCAGTTCTTCCGCCTGCTCGTCGAGCGGTTCTGCTTCTTCCGGTTCCGGCGTAACCTCTTCGGCAATGTCCGGCTCAGGCTGATCTGGCGTGACTTCTTCGATGGGCTGGATCTGTTGCTCCGGTTCCGGTTGCACCTCCTCCACGGGCGCGGGTGCAGCCGCTTCCTGCTGGACGGGCTCAGGCTTCATCGGCTCCGGTTCGATCGGCACTTCTTCCCTGACGGGCTGGGCAACGATTGGCGCTGGCAGCGGCTCCATGTCAATGATGACCGCTGTGGCAATATCACTGGCTGGTTCGACAGGCTGATTGTTCTGAATAAACCAGGCAGCACCGGCATGAATGCCGATCACGACAAATCCGGCAGCCGACCACAAACCAATCTCGCGCCAATCAGGGCGCAACAATCCTCTCCGGGTTGCGGTTGGCCCTGCGTGCATTACTGCGCGTTTCCGCCCGCAGGTGCCTGCGTTGGTACGCTCTCAAGACCGACCAGCGCGATCTTGAGATAGCCGCTATCACGCAAACTGTTCATCAGGTCCATCAAGGCCCCGTAATCCACCGCCCTGTCCGCGCGCAGGAAAACGCGGGTTTCCTTGTCGCCTTGCGTGTGCTGATCGAGGAACAGCCCCAGCGTTTCCCGGTTCACCGTGTCGTTGCCGATGGCGATCGACTTGTCTTCCTTGAGCGTCAGGTAAAGCGGCTTGTCTGGACGTGTGGCCGGTGTGGCCGTAGAGGCAGGCAGATCGACATTGATGTCGACAGTGGCAAGCGGCGCCGCCACCATGAAGATGATTAGGAGAACCAGCATGACGTCGATGAATGGCGTTACATTGATTTCGTGGTTTTCCTGCAGATCGTCGTCCGATGAGTTGTGCCTGATGCCACCAGCCATGACCGGGCCCCTACTCTGCCGCAGCGCGGGACTGCTGCACCTTTGGCACGAGTGCAAAATCCACGTCACGACTGACCAACCGCTCAACGCCGGCGGAGGCATCGGCAAGCAGCTGGCGATAACCGGTGATCGAACGGGCGAAGACGTTGTAGATGACGACGGCCGGAATGGCAGCGACAAGACCGATCGCCGTTGCCAGCAAAGCCTCGGCTATGCCCGGGGCGACGATCGCCAGATTGGTCGTTTGCGATTCCGAAATGCCGATGAAAGCATTCATGATGCCCCACACTGTTCCGAACAGGCCGACGAAGGGTGCGGTTGAGCCAATGGTTGCCAGCACGCCAGTGCCGCGGCTCATGCGGCGGCCCGCCTGGGCCTCGATGCGCGACAAACGCGATGCGACGCGCTCCTTCAGACCATCGGCGCTGGCGTGTCCCTGCGCATCGAGTGACATGCGCACCTCTTCGCGAGCGGCGTTGACGAGCAAGGCCCCAGGTCCGCCCCGACCTTCCAGCGACCGTTCGGCGTCGAGTAGGGTGCGTGCATTGCCGATGGCGTTCAGTGCCCGGTAGGCGCGAAGCCTCGCCCCGGCAAGTTCAAGCGTCTTGGCCAACCAGACTGTCCAGGTGACGAGCGACGCGAAGGCGAGGCCGATCATCACCGCCTTGACCACCCAATCCGCCGCCATGAACATGCCCCAGGGCGAGAGATTGTGTGGAAGGGTTCCAGCTGCCTTCGGACCGGGTTGTGCAGGCTCGGCAGATACTGGCGGTTGCGCTGCTGGAGACGTTGTTATTTCGGACTGCGGCGCCGCTGGCTGCGTAGCTGTCGCCTGCGTGGCAGGTGTTATCTCCTGAGCGAAGGCTGTCGAACAGGACAAGCCGCAGACAAGCATTACACACCCAAATGTTCCTGCCCTTAGGCCCGCCGTAACATTATTGGCGCTTGAACGCCTTGCTGGCCGTGCTTGCATCGCTCCGCAATCCTTCAATACTTCGCCGCGGAAGACCTGGGTTCCCTGGATTGGGACAGGCTCCGCACGCCCGGCGTTGTCTTCGCTTGAGAGCGGCTTAGTATTTATGACAAAAACAATCAACTATTTTTTCAGGCGGGCTTTCCCATCCGACGGACGAAAGGATCCGTCACGACCCAAAAGGGAAACTCTGACATACGAGGCGGGATTTTCACGAGTCTAAGCGGACTCAGACGATCCCCCAGGCGCGGTAACGTCCTCTGCCCGTCATCTCGCGAACGCCAAGATCAGCGACAAGATTGAGTGCTCCGCGCTGCGTCACCTTCAGTTCTTTGGAAATCAACGCGGTCGACACCATGGGCCGCGACAGGATGAGTTCGATCATGCCCGGCAAGCTGGATGTGGAGCGCCGATCCTTCAATTTGCGTTCCATTTGCATCCGCGCCAGACTCAACCGCTCGACCTCCTTCAGGTTAGCCGCGCTCGATACTTGAACCGCCTCCAGAAAAGCGATGAGCCGCGTCGTTCGATCGCGTGCGCGGCGACGATCACGCGAAATCGTTCGCAACCCGGCATTGAAAGCCGCAAGGTGTGATTTCGTCTTGCCGCGTTCCCGGAGCATCGCCGAAACCAGCATCGGACCCAGCCAATGCTGGTGTTGCAGCGGCTCTATATCTTCCCATGCGTCCCAGATCACTGCCGCTGCAAGAAGCGGCGGCAAATCGCGGGTCCGATCATGAACCGCGAACCATCGCTCCAGCCGCGCATCCTCATCCCAGTCAGGGTCATATACCAGCGGGTCGCCGTCCGGAGTCGCCTCGGCCGAGGCAGAGTGCTCCCCTCCCCTTCCCTTTTTGGTCTCGCTAACCGCCGAGGCACGCACGGCCGGTTGCTCCAGCAGTCGAGTGGATCGATCGAGCAGAGCATCGAGCCGCGCCAACTCATCTTCGAAATCATTCTCGGCTTGCGATTTTTCCTCATTGTCAAAGCCCGAATGGGACTTGGTTTCTGGTGCACGCTCGACCGTCATGATCACGGCATCCATTCCGCCGCGGCCGCGAAGACTGGCAATGCCCTTCGGGCTAAGCGCCCAGGATGACTGGTTGGTCGCAATCTGGCGGCGGATGCGCAGGATAGTGTGGGCCCTGGTCAGTTCGTGCGTCGGCGCGCGAATATCCATACGAGCGTCATGGAGCACCAGGTCTTCGACATGGACAAGTTCGCCAGCGAGCCACAATGCATTGCACGCCTCCATGAAATGCGACCGGGCGATCCATCCCTCGTTCTCGCGCAACAGCCCCTCGCGCGACCTGTGGTTAACCACGTCGCCGAAATCGCCTTTGCGGCCCACCCGATCATCAAGTCGAGCCAAGGCATCCTCGGCCGCAACCACAGGCTGAAGCATATCTTTTAGGGATAAATCACCAGAATCATAAACCATTGATATCATGGTAAACGATTGGTTAAACGGAAGATATAACGGATTTCACTTCACTAGCTGGGCAGTCGATCTGGCCTAGGTAGATAGCAGGTGAATCAGTTTTGGGGCTATGTCGCTATTCTTAGCTGCTTTGAGACTGTTAGCCAACCACTACCGTCGCTTTTCCGGAAATACGGCTATAGAGATCGATGATATCCTGATTGATCAAACGAACGCAGCCAGACGACATGGATTGACCGATTGACCACCATTCGGGCGAGCCGTGGATGCGGTAACCGGTATCAACGCCATCCTTGAAAATATATAGGGCGCGTGCACCCAGCGGATTCTGCGGCCCTGGCTCCTGGCCGTTTGCATATTTGGCTAGTTCGGGCTTGCGTTGGATCATTTCGCGTGGCGGCGTCCAGCGCGGCCATTCCTTCTTGTACTGGATATTGGCACGACCGCTCCAAAGGAAGCCGGCCTTACCAATCCCGACACCATAACGAATGGCATCCCCGCCGGGCTGCACCAGATAAAGGAAGCGTTCCTGCAGGCGCACGACAATAGTCCCAGGCTGTTCGCCTGTCGGGTCAACGACGATTTGCCGTCGGAATTGCGCCGGAATTTTTTGATACGGAATCGCGGGCAGCGAATAGGGCCCTTCCTGCACCGCAGCGTACATCACATCCGGAACGGTCACGGATTTGTCGATGCTGATTTGCGGACGAATGCCGCTGGTCGGCATGGCGTCGATATTCATCTCCGGCAATTCAAAAGTGGTTTGCGTGCAGCCGGAGGCGCCGAGGACCGCCATTGATCCAGCGCCAAACAAGAGATGACGGCGGGAAATCATTGGCATCTGCAATTGCTGGGAGACTGCCTGTTTACGCTTGAACAATTTAGGTACTCGCTTACAAAAATGGCAATTGTTCAAACTGTATGGAATTGTGGTTTACAAAGCATGAATCCGACGAGACGGATTTTAACCAACTGGGGCGGCTTATCCCGTTGACAGCTGTCAACTGATCCCAGTGACCGCTCGCATCTGCGCCCTGCCCCACCGCCCCCGTTTAAGTCTGCGACGTCAGCGGCAAGAAACACTCCAAGGACGTTGACAGCTGTCAACCAACGCAATTGGCGTCGATAGCCCACAATAAAATGTGAAATTCGCCTAAGGTTGAATTTCCAAAAATGCCAATCGGTATTATCAATAATGCAATCTTGCGTTTTATATTTTAGTTTTTGCTACGTATGATTGTATTCCCTTCGTTTGGTTTTGGACCAACACAGCCTTTGATCAGGACTTTTCACAATGTCAGATGAAATTGCTCGTGACTTCAAACCCCACTCCGATATTGATCGAGACATTATCCACAACGACGATATCCGCCCATTGCCGGAGCGCGCCAGCGCCAGCAAACCGACGCGCGCAGCTCAGGCGCAACTGCTTCTCGCCGAGGCGTATATTCGCCACAACATCTACAACCCAATCAACATAACCGACATCGCAGCCGACACTGGCGTCAATATTCGTGCGCTGCAGCGTGTGTTCCGGAAGTATCGTCAAGCCACTCCGATTCAGGTGATCGCAAGTTTTCGTATCGCTGAAGCGCGCGCCTTGATCCTCACTGGACAAGCGACCTCCGTGAGACATCTGGCGGCAAAACTGCACTTTTCCAATCCTGGGCGTTTCAGCAAGCTCTATCGCACGACCTATTCGCAAACGCCATCGGAAGACATTCGCGCATGCCTGGGCGAAACATGATCTGCCAAGCTGTTGTCGAACCGGCGCTGCGCCCAACGCATCCTTTAGCGATAGGCAGCCGAACGATCGAGAAAGTCATGGAAGTGCACAATCACGCTATCGCGGTCGATAAAGATAACCGCATAGGCAGGAGGCTCGTGGGTGACCGCGATTTTGTCAGGCGAGAAATCGAGCGCGGATTGATGGTTGGTTCCGCGCAGGACACTGACCGGTATACCCCGCCAGCTGCCTGCAATTGGCCGGTGGGCATGGCCGGCGAAGATATGCCGGACATTCCCATGTTGCTTCAAGAGTACGTAAAGCGCATCCGCCTCGATAATACCCATCCGGTCCAGAAGCGGCATATGGATAGGAAACGGCGGGTGATGCGAGAAGAGAAACACAGCACGGTCCTTTGCCTCTTCAAGACGTTTCTGCAGCCAGCGCAAGCGTGCTTCGTCGAGACGGCCTTCCGGACGTCCGGGGAGAAGCGTATCGAGCATGATCAACCGGCCTTCTGCGAGGTCCTCCACACTGTGAATAAAGCCATCCTCCCTGTTGGCCGTTTCGAACACATGGCGGAAGGCAAGGCGGTTATCATGGTTGCCGAGCATCAAGCGGAAAGGCGGAACCAGATGGGTCAACTCCTCCGCTAAAGCCCTATAAGTGACCTCCGAGCCAGTCTCACTTAGATCACCGGAGAATATCACCAGCTCCGCATCGGGATGATTCTGATTGATGTCGGCGATACAGGCCTGAAGTCGCGCCAAGGGGTCGAGACCGCATAATGTCTCGCCCGGCGTCACAAGATGCAGATCGGTCACCTGAATGATTTTCATGGATCAGTCTCGAATTGGATTGGTTAGGAACGCAACGCTGCGGCCACCCGCGTGCTGCCGCGCTGGACAAGACGCGTGCTCAAGCGTTCGTGTACCGGCGGATGGTCCGGTTCAGCCTCGCGACGATCAAGGAGCGCCACTGCATGCGCAGCCATGACGGATGCATCCTGCCGGAATGTCGTCAAATTATAGGAATCCCACGCCGCTTCAGGGATATCGTCAAACCCGATGACGGAAAGATCTTCGGGGACCGAAAGGTCGGTATGCCGCCGAACATAGTCAATGAGGCCAAATGCCACCAAGTCATTCACGCAAAACACTGCATCCGGCCTGTCCTTGCCCGAAAACAGCTGTTGTGCGGCCTCCTGACCGCCGGCATAGTTTGAGTTGCTACCATTCCCTATCGTGACAGCAGCTCCGTGCAATTTGGCTTCGTGCAGGAAGCCATACTCCCGCTCGACCGTCGTCGGGGTGCGTGAGAGTGCTCCTGCAAAACCAAGTCTCCTGGGCCCGTCAGCGAGAAAAAACCGTGCGGCCTCACGACCTGCACCTTCATTGTCGATATTGACGTCGTCCGCACCCGTTTCCGAACGGCCCAGAACAATCAACGGCTGGCCATTGCGGCGTGCAAGATCGACAAAGGAAGACGGCGGTGATCCCGACAGAATGATCGTCGCCTCGGCGCGGTAGCCGAATAGCGTTTTCTGTGCTGCGACCAACTCCTCTTCAGTGCGCCCGGTATTGATGACGATCGGGACACTGCCGCGATGGATCAGTGCCTTGGTCAGCGCTGCAACGAGATGCGACCGGTAACCAAGCTCGGGATTCGTAACCACAAGCCCGACGAGGCGGCTCTTTCGCGCGAGCAGACCACGCGCCAGATCATTGACCTGATAGCCAAGCGTTTCCGCCGCTTCCATGATCTTCTCACGCTTCTTGGCCGAGACACTGGCCCCCGGTGTAAAGGCCCGTGAGACGGCCGAACGCGACACGCCGGCATGTTTTGCCACCTGCAACGCGCTGACATATTGCTTGTCGTCTTTCGACGATTTCTTACCCTTGGATCCCATCTGTCTAATGCCCAACCTTGGAAAGCACGTCAGCGCGCAAGAATCGCTCCACAACCAGCATGAAGCCTATCGAGGGAACGAGCAACAGCAGAGCGGTGATAGAAGCGATCTGATAATTGCCGCCCGAACCCGCCGTATAGAGCAGCAGTGGCAGTGTGTTCACGTCCGGCGCACCGACAAAATAACTGCCGGTGAATTCATCTAGAGATTCGAGGAACACGAAAATTGCGCTCGCCATCAGACCGGGTGCGGCGAGGGGCAGCGTCACATCGCGAAAGGCACGGAATGGCCCTGCACCAATCGAGCGCGCCGCTTCCTCAAGATCGATGTCGACGGCCGAAAACGCCGCCGTCGCAATCCACACCGCATAAACCAGCCCGTGGGTGACGTGCACCATCACCACTCCCGCGATCGTCCCATTAAGGCCAATCTGATAGAAGAACCGGGCTATGTTCACATAAACCGGAAGGTTGGGAAAAGCTTGCGGGATCAGAAACGCCAGGAGGATCAGCCCGCGGAAAGGCAGCTTTAATCGCGATAATGCATATCCAGCCGGGATCGCCAGCGCCAGCGAGGCAATGACGGTAAGCGCGGCGATAACAATGCTTGTCAGCAAAGATTCCATGGCATTACCACGTTGCGAGAAAACCCGTTGCCAGAAGCTGAAGCCATATTCCAACGGCAGCATATGCGGGAAATACCATTTCTCCGCCACAGTCCACAGGACGAGATTGGTCAGCGGACCGAAAATGATGAACGCCAACAATCCGAGGCTAAGGGCGCGCGGCAGCCACCAGAAATCGACGCGCGCCATCATGAACGCTCCTTCACCGACTGACGCAGATATATCAGAGCAACACCTGCCGTCAGAAGCAGAGAGATCAGTCCCAAGGCATTGGCTACGCCATAGTCGCCGTGAGCATTGATACGGAACGCGATATCGGCTGTCAGCATGGTCGGCGATTGTGCGTTGATCATCAGCGGGACCGAAAGAACAGACATCATTGTGACGAATGAGAGAATCAAACCCACCAGCAGCGTACTGGTAATCTGTGGCAGCACGATCTCGATAAGTATCCGCAAGCGCGAAGCGCCGAGATTGCGCGCAGCTTCGATGGTGCTGCGATCAAGCGATGCCATCGCACCGGCAACGAGGAGAGCGACGAACGGTGTCTGCTTCCAGACGAATGCGATGACAATACCGCGCCAGTCGAGGAAGCCGACCGTCTGCAGTGGCGTCAATATACCGAGACTTACGAGGATATTGTTCATCAGACCGTTCTTGGCGAGAAACGTTCGCAAGACCTGGCCGACCACAATGAACGGAATAAACATGGGCCAGCGATAGAGCCAACGCAGGAGCGCGACAGCGCGCGGGTTCTCGCCAAGGGTCAAATAGCCGCCAATCGCAATCGAAAAGCACCCGATGAGTACCGTCGAAACAGCGACGATTACCAGCGTGAAAATCATGTCGCTCGAATATAGCTCGAATGATTTGGTGAAATTACCAAGGCCTAGCGTCTCGCCAACTTCGAACGCGCCGATAACTGAGGCAAAAAGCGGCACGATGAAAAACAGCACAATCATGATGAGTGCCGGCAGTACGAGAAAAATGGCGAGGAGGCGTTTCTGCATTTGAGGACTATCCGGGGCAGGGAGGGGACCGCCATCAGCCGGCGGTCCCTGGCCATCATTAGAAGATTAGTTGGCTACATTCTTCTCATAAGCTTCGAGAATGGCCGAGTTATAGGGTGCGATCGGGAAAGGCTTGGCCTTGGTGGCCAGATCGTTCGGCGAGATATCGACGAAGAGCTTGTCCCAGCTTGCCTTGTCGAGTTCAGGCTGCACAAACTTTGCATCAATACCCGGATACCAGTTGAAGCGCTTGACGATGCCGTCCGCCTGTATCTTCGGGCTCGTCGCGAGGGCAACGAACTTCTCTGCCAGTTCGGTGTTCGGGCTCTTGGCCGGGATAACGTAGTGCATTGGCTGGCCTGGCATGCCTGGTGCTGGCAGGAACAGCTTCATTTCAGGTGGCAGCTTGCCGTCCGCCTGCCAGGAATAGAACATGTCAACCCAGACCGGACCCATGGCAATCTCGCCGCGGCTCAGCATATCGAGCGTCCCGGCATTGCCAGGGGTGAGGGTCGCATTGGTGGTAAAGTCCTTCAGGCCTGCAAATGCCTTGTCCCACTTCGTTGTCTCGGCTTCCTCG encodes the following:
- a CDS encoding LacI family DNA-binding transcriptional regulator, with protein sequence MGSKGKKSSKDDKQYVSALQVAKHAGVSRSAVSRAFTPGASVSAKKREKIMEAAETLGYQVNDLARGLLARKSRLVGLVVTNPELGYRSHLVAALTKALIHRGSVPIVINTGRTEEELVAAQKTLFGYRAEATIILSGSPPSSFVDLARRNGQPLIVLGRSETGADDVNIDNEGAGREAARFFLADGPRRLGFAGALSRTPTTVEREYGFLHEAKLHGAAVTIGNGSNSNYAGGQEAAQQLFSGKDRPDAVFCVNDLVAFGLIDYVRRHTDLSVPEDLSVIGFDDIPEAAWDSYNLTTFRQDASVMAAHAVALLDRREAEPDHPPVHERLSTRLVQRGSTRVAAALRS
- the exbD gene encoding TonB system transport protein ExbD translates to MAGGIRHNSSDDDLQENHEINVTPFIDVMLVLLIIFMVAAPLATVDINVDLPASTATPATRPDKPLYLTLKEDKSIAIGNDTVNRETLGLFLDQHTQGDKETRVFLRADRAVDYGALMDLMNSLRDSGYLKIALVGLESVPTQAPAGGNAQ
- a CDS encoding ABC transporter permease; this encodes MQKRLLAIFLVLPALIMIVLFFIVPLFASVIGAFEVGETLGLGNFTKSFELYSSDMIFTLVIVAVSTVLIGCFSIAIGGYLTLGENPRAVALLRWLYRWPMFIPFIVVGQVLRTFLAKNGLMNNILVSLGILTPLQTVGFLDWRGIVIAFVWKQTPFVALLVAGAMASLDRSTIEAARNLGASRLRILIEIVLPQITSTLLVGLILSFVTMMSVLSVPLMINAQSPTMLTADIAFRINAHGDYGVANALGLISLLLTAGVALIYLRQSVKERS
- a CDS encoding L,D-transpeptidase, producing the protein MPMISRRHLLFGAGSMAVLGASGCTQTTFELPEMNIDAMPTSGIRPQISIDKSVTVPDVMYAAVQEGPYSLPAIPYQKIPAQFRRQIVVDPTGEQPGTIVVRLQERFLYLVQPGGDAIRYGVGIGKAGFLWSGRANIQYKKEWPRWTPPREMIQRKPELAKYANGQEPGPQNPLGARALYIFKDGVDTGYRIHGSPEWWSIGQSMSSGCVRLINQDIIDLYSRISGKATVVVG
- a CDS encoding TonB family protein, whose translation is MRPDWREIGLWSAAGFVVIGIHAGAAWFIQNNQPVEPASDIATAVIIDMEPLPAPIVAQPVREEVPIEPEPMKPEPVQQEAAAPAPVEEVQPEPEQQIQPIEEVTPDQPEPDIAEEVTPEPEEAEPLDEQAEELVELPKVEVPLPVVRPVPEKPDVPKKRVDKVVRKPVTKPAPATVKDETPREAKQQPIAARAVSVAATQKWNARLNAHLARYKRTVRIRGSGKIPLSVRISIARDGAVASATIAMSSGNPEYDKAAISMVQRASPLPAPPEGMNKNELVRVLPFNF
- the exbB gene encoding tonB-system energizer ExbB codes for the protein MLVCGLSCSTAFAQEITPATQATATQPAAPQSEITTSPAAQPPVSAEPAQPGPKAAGTLPHNLSPWGMFMAADWVVKAVMIGLAFASLVTWTVWLAKTLELAGARLRAYRALNAIGNARTLLDAERSLEGRGGPGALLVNAAREEVRMSLDAQGHASADGLKERVASRLSRIEAQAGRRMSRGTGVLATIGSTAPFVGLFGTVWGIMNAFIGISESQTTNLAIVAPGIAEALLATAIGLVAAIPAVVIYNVFARSITGYRQLLADASAGVERLVSRDVDFALVPKVQQSRAAAE
- a CDS encoding ABC transporter permease: MMARVDFWWLPRALSLGLLAFIIFGPLTNLVLWTVAEKWYFPHMLPLEYGFSFWQRVFSQRGNAMESLLTSIVIAALTVIASLALAIPAGYALSRLKLPFRGLILLAFLIPQAFPNLPVYVNIARFFYQIGLNGTIAGVVMVHVTHGLVYAVWIATAAFSAVDIDLEEAARSIGAGPFRAFRDVTLPLAAPGLMASAIFVFLESLDEFTGSYFVGAPDVNTLPLLLYTAGSGGNYQIASITALLLLVPSIGFMLVVERFLRADVLSKVGH
- a CDS encoding RHE_PE00001 family protein; the encoded protein is MISMVYDSGDLSLKDMLQPVVAAEDALARLDDRVGRKGDFGDVVNHRSREGLLRENEGWIARSHFMEACNALWLAGELVHVEDLVLHDARMDIRAPTHELTRAHTILRIRRQIATNQSSWALSPKGIASLRGRGGMDAVIMTVERAPETKSHSGFDNEEKSQAENDFEDELARLDALLDRSTRLLEQPAVRASAVSETKKGRGGEHSASAEATPDGDPLVYDPDWDEDARLERWFAVHDRTRDLPPLLAAAVIWDAWEDIEPLQHQHWLGPMLVSAMLRERGKTKSHLAAFNAGLRTISRDRRRARDRTTRLIAFLEAVQVSSAANLKEVERLSLARMQMERKLKDRRSTSSLPGMIELILSRPMVSTALISKELKVTQRGALNLVADLGVREMTGRGRYRAWGIV
- a CDS encoding helix-turn-helix transcriptional regulator, which produces MSDEIARDFKPHSDIDRDIIHNDDIRPLPERASASKPTRAAQAQLLLAEAYIRHNIYNPINITDIAADTGVNIRALQRVFRKYRQATPIQVIASFRIAEARALILTGQATSVRHLAAKLHFSNPGRFSKLYRTTYSQTPSEDIRACLGET
- a CDS encoding phosphodiesterase, with product MKIIQVTDLHLVTPGETLCGLDPLARLQACIADINQNHPDAELVIFSGDLSETGSEVTYRALAEELTHLVPPFRLMLGNHDNRLAFRHVFETANREDGFIHSVEDLAEGRLIMLDTLLPGRPEGRLDEARLRWLQKRLEEAKDRAVFLFSHHPPFPIHMPLLDRMGIIEADALYVLLKQHGNVRHIFAGHAHRPIAGSWRGIPVSVLRGTNHQSALDFSPDKIAVTHEPPAYAVIFIDRDSVIVHFHDFLDRSAAYR